A window of Colias croceus chromosome 13, ilColCroc2.1 genomic DNA:
ataactttatggaataataaaaagtgaaaaaactaaaacccaactacgacaataacccgcactgaaaaagtataaaacaagatttcagaatactgaactgaacaaagttgctaatgtagttgcaaataaatggacacagtagactctaccaagatgccttcgttgtaaattgacaataatgtcatacaatactattctgaagtatgcaatattccactatgtagagataaattttcatgtttggaaaaCCGCAGTCACACGTTGTCAAAGTGCtacggtagataggtatatgtaACGTTATCATTCCTatgaataacatattataatccatactaatattataaatgcgaaagtaactgtgtctgtctgtctgtctgttactcaatcacgccttaactactgaaccaatttgcatgaaatttggtatagagatattttgatacccgagaaaggacataggataggttttatcccggaaatcccacgggaacgggaacgggaactatgcgggttttctttgaaaacgcgggcgaagccgcgggcggaaagctagtaatacataagtacctacataatattcataaaagtATATCTATAGTTAAGCATTTTATTTCCTTCATGGTAATTAAGAGAGAGAGTGTAATCAAAgctcacaaataaatattaattaaatttaaccaAGTCACAGAACTAACTATTAATTTGAGTAATAATTTCCCCAGTTGATATTTTGTTTCTGAACTAAATATACTGCCCCGGAGTAAATTATCAGAGCAAATACCCATCGGCTTGTCTTTAAGCACATACttctctattaaaataatatatttatacatattataaaacaatatttgcgAAATTAACTCTATTTTTAATGCTATTTCTATTTGTCTTAACCCACATACTTTTTGGTGAAACTAAAATGTATGGTAAGATTTTTCCAACAACACACAACGTAACGCGTGCAAAACAGTGGACGCAAAATTAGGTGTTGCATAAAATAATCGATTTTGTTTGAGACTGCGTTTGAACTAGTAAATACTCAGGAAATTACTAACCTTAATCATTactgaataaataatagaaatccTTGGTTCCTGTTTTCGAACGTCATCTATAGTTAAGCTCGAAAAAGTTTCTAAtcgtattataaaaaattacagaaCTGTTAacgtacttatttatttatactagtGTATGGTATAAACATGTTACACTATATTTTCTCATAAGCGACGTCGAAATCATATTCTCAAGGGATCGTCTACAAATCGAGTCGTTCAATATACAAATTTTGTTACTCGTATAACAGAAATAAATAGagatatttgtatattttagttCATCTGAGGCCATATAAATGCAGTAAAGTATACGAAGGTGGTTAAACGCTGCATTACTTCATAATAAAAAGACCTTAAACAAGTATACTGTATACTACGAAAACAGAACTTGTATgtgttatattttgatataccTTAATAAAATGCGTAGTTACTTAGCTGggacaaataataaaaaggataaaactgaagaccgatatataaaaaacgtattattagataataatatatcacttaaattaaaatcaattttccgaggatttatgatttagtaaaatttttaaaaatagcttGCTTGTTTTTAAAGAGAGTAATAAAgaacacaataatattaagacAGATATCAAAACAATTTTAGATAATTTATGTATCCGAATAAGACGTTAGTTAATAAACTCAGAAGAGAACAATTTACGCTAACAGACTTCTATTTTAAGAATGAAATTTGTAAgtctttttttacaaattataaattgatgtcGGTACCTTAGGGAGTAGTACTTCACTGGTTGTCTATAGCCTTCTTCCACTCTATAGCCTTCTTGAGAAAAAAAGATTCgttaataaaagttataataattaggcAACTATAAAAGTATTCtaaaagctagtttatttaaataaaaagttaaaaatacaaGTTGAAGCTAGAACAAAGCCCAATCAAAACTTTAGGTTTCTTTAGACATAATTTCTGAAGAAATCAGTTGGAATTgctattttaaacatattttttgttcctAAACTTTTTTTAGGAAAAAgtcttgaaaaaatattttctttcctTTTTCGAAAAAAATCAAGATACATTTATTTCTACGTGTTTTTCCAAGAACTCTTGAAACACTAATTCAAATTCCCTATACGTTATTCTACTTCGTTGATATTCCAAAATCTTCCAATATTTGTTAGTCCACAATTAAAGTATACTAAAATAGAAGTTCACACaaacatgtttattgtttacgtACATTCGTCAAAGAAATATTCGAACGGGTTTCATTAAAAACGTTTTGCATCTTTGCTACATTAATATTTCTGCTCAGATTGCTGAATAACATCAAACGATCATATTAAAGGTATTGATATTGAACATGTAGGCTTTTtacgtaaataaaatgtacgaAAGCATGTTTTGACACAATTAAAACTCTCGGCTCACCTTTTAAGAGTATTAAATCCACAACGtattgtatggaaaaaaaCGACCAAATGTGTGGTTTTTAATTCCGTGGTATTGATATGAGTATGTTTGAGTTCAAAGAGTACTTTATAACAAGAATGAGCTTTATCGTGTTGGTTTGACCAATTTTCATACGTCTTCAACAGTAACAAAACGTAAAATTTCAGTGTCaccattttaattaattggcTTTCCTCGTTACTATTGTTTGAGATTGGGTAAATGAAAACGTTCAATTACTCGAAAGATGAACACATATTACGTGATAAACAATggtaatacaataatatacaatattggCCTATAAGTCGTATCAGCCTATGAAACAATAATCAACCCCGTATATTGCATGTATCTAACGAAATATAGCATAAAAACTGTAATAAATTCGTAATAACACGCATTGTGAACATAAAACAGACAAGTTGTTTACAGCTTCTGCGGAATGAAAGTAGAGCTGTCGTATAAGCATTTTATGATCTTTACTTCAAAAAGTCAAGAACTATGAATTCCGAAGAAAATAATCTGGGTTAAGGATGCTTGTTATATGACACTCTTGGCTTTACtcaaaattgttatatttgttCTCCGAAGAGCCAACGCTGCTATACAAAGGTAAGAACTTAAGCAAATATGGGTATAATTAATTGTCAAACTTAGTAGAAATAAACCTGTATTGAGAATTACGCAGAAAGCTGGAAGAATTCTCGGACAATTActggatatattattatgtttttagaaTACAATTCTACTTGTGTAACAGCTTGTACAAACTTGTAGAATGTAAGatcaaaaatgaaaaaatagaaaaaaacttaactaagtattagaaattaaaatttaatttaaaaaaatagtgtaatatttatatgtaaaatagCTTTAAGTATGTTAAATGTAAACTACCTGTAATCAAAACTTTCTTGTGGATTGGAAATAAACgggctttttatttatttataagagtcggattttgatgcggtttttttaatagatagactgattcaagaggaaagttttagtatataatttattaggttttagacaaagcgagcgaagccgcgggcggtaagctagtaaaatgtataaaacacaaccaatatttttgtgttgttTAAATAAGTAAAGAAGTGTTTATCAAAGGAATGAAGATGAGTTTaataaagcaattaaatgcaatCAACATTTACTTCTTCAATCTTACAACTTCCATAATTCTGGTTAATCACATTTGCTAATTGATTGGGAAGCCCACATTATGTACCAGAATCCCTTCGAGAGCTCCCAAATTTATTTGAGCATCAGACAAGGTTCCTATTGAATGCGTGAGAAATGTTAGGGTTGGTATAAGAAGTATTTGTACAAGCAACCCCTGCGGTCTTCAAGGGCTGTTACGGTCGTACGtagttattatgtttaggtaatgtaacgaaaatatttaatacttattcaAACGTTTATATTTGCATGCCAATTAGTGACGAGGGTTCAGGCTGTTTAGCCTGAAATGCCATCCCGTGTCAGATATTTAGGTGATGCGAGATGGCGAAAgcttgaataattaatatgtgaTTATTACTAAATCGATTTTGAAAGTTTATCGCTATTTACTAGCAATATATCCTGAGTGATATTAGAATATAGAGGAAGCAGGTTTATTAGAAGTTTCGATACAGTaccaaataaacattataagaTATTGATTTGGTAGGCAAAGCCAAGTTGGCTTCTCAGAAACTTGGTGTGCTCTGTAGAGCGGGACAGTATTTCACGTCGCGCCATCGCCTCAATCTTTATAAGGCGCAAGTCAGGCCGCAGATGGAATACTGTTCCCATCTCTGGGCCAGGGCACCCCAGCAATACCTCCTTCCATTTGACCGCATTCAAAGGAGAGCTGTACGACTCGTTGGCGAACCGAGTCTCACCGATCGGCTTGATACTCTGGCGTTGCGAAGAGATATCGCTTCCTTATGCGTTCTCTACCGCATTTACtatggggagtgctctgaggaaTTGTTTGGAACATTACCCACCGCTGAGTTCCATTACCGCACAGCCCGCCATAAACAGAAATACCACCCTCACCACCTTGACTGCTGGCGGTCGACAACTGTGCGCTTTAAACGGAGCTTCTTTCCGCGAACAACAGTCTTATGGAACCAGCTTCCTAGTACGGTATTCCCGAATGGTTACAATCTGGGGACCTTTAAGAAGAGGCGTATTCTTTCttaaaaggccggcaacacaCTCCCAATGTCCCTGGCGTTGTGGGTGCTTATGGGCGACGCTGAacgcttaccatcaggcgtcGCGCCTGCTCTGTTGCCTCCTctctcataaaaaaaaaaaaaaatattcatataaaatcaatacTCTAGTAAGAAGTCACCTTCCCacatttatgttattatcataaaaaaaatcaacaaaaatacaataaaattaatgtcgGGCACTAACCCGGGGAACTAGCCATGGTTATTAAACCAAAATCTATACAAGAAGATAATATTTGTCGTATAGATCCTAAAGGACCTTTACAGTACTCATCTCCAACAATCTTAAGATTACCTCTAATTACGTTTAGAGGTATCGAAACTATGGCAGATTGATTTTCCCTTGACCGAGTTGCTTTGACGACTACGCACCGGAATATTTGCTTTTGACGTCTATTCCCTTTATGAAATTATCAAGTGGGCTGTATATTGTCGTATTCCACGAATATAGGCGTAATTACAGACATCTTTACAAGAGAGGCTGTGtgtgctttatttttattccacgTAATTTTGTcacacaaatataatataatatcatggCGCAGTAAAGACAATAGACATTACTGCttaaagcgcgtcacacacggtgaagatactataatattttatcttaagatactctaatataaaacgttatagtatcttaaggtatccggtatcagcgttctgaccatcatttttctttttgtcattgcatgctaagacccctgtagaaccgccatcctgttacaaatgacccgaaattttgtgggtGACGCGCTTTATTCTCGGGAAATTTACGAACTGGCAgttattaattcataatttagtTTCATCATAATGCAGATTTATGAAAGGCACTATAATCCGATTAAAATTGAAAGGTGTTCCCATTTACAGGTCACCTATACCGTATGAAGGCAATTTAAGTGCACTTCATTTTGTCCCGATTATAGCTTTTGGTCTAACTTTTAACTTCATACGCTCGCTTCTTAGAGAATTCCCGGAAGGTTCTTATTATACAGAATATTCTATGGTTAAAACTAAGAAATTTTCATTGAAGTTAAAATTGAgttagaaaattaattacattgtaAATCTATTGAATCCGGTCCGtcaattgtaatatttacatctaagtttaaattaaattaagacCTCTTAAATAAGTGAGTAAATCATTATTTGTCTTTGAGATATAAACCTAAAAGAAAATCGTTCCTATTTCTCATATGATTTACTTTAATAAAcgaataaacattaaaataatttaggtgCCTGCGTCAAATACATACCTagtgaatgaataaaaatccaacaaaatttttccatttatttGACTTAAAATATAAGCTTCAGagttattttttgatatttgaaAATCCATTTCATATTTGATCGAATGGTATCTCTCAATTTACATAATTGAACGTGAAAATAGGGAAATTGCTAAACTTAGATATTCATTGAAATCTCTTTTaggcaaaaaataattttatattctactGAATATACGCTTGGAGGTATAAAAATAGGATTTTACGACCGCGTAACCTGAATTTGTAACCTTTGAACGATCATGGAATGAcaattaagatattatttaaatcatggATTTATAAGTGAAGCAAGGCTTATTTAAAACACCGAATATCATTGAAATTTGGGAAAggcaaattataataatttcaaattgtcTCTCCTCCTTTTCTATTAGAAGTATTATcacatacctaatatattaaaatagtacATACTACGTGTATtacgatttgaaatttctgGTCAAATTGTAGGCAGGTATTCCTATAAAGTatgtacttttttttattgattttctgAAATCGTAGgtagtaaataaataccttCAGTCATTCAATTTCATACAGAGAAGAAACTAATTTCTATTAATCTTCACTATTCCATTAGAAGCAAAATATTTCCGAGTGCTAACTAAATGAGCGTCGTTTATTGCTTCTCACGTGTGTTCCAGTAAAAGAGTGAGCTCTCTTAAACATAATTAAGCATTTAATATCGTCTGACGGAACTCTAATGGCCATTAGTCAAATTAACGTTTAGAGTTCGTTTCCATATTACTGTTTCGTTGTCTCGTTCCTTACACTACAAAAATGACTTGTATTATTTCGTTTGTTTGCTCATTACTACCAAATTTAACTTATGAAGGTACTTGGGTAGGTACTTTTAGAAATAATCACCCACACTCGATTGAATCTATAGCTAATATTCCAGCCTAGGAGGCAATATGAATCTCCCTTGACAATAAATACCGTCTTTTGACCTCGTAACTGTTTACACCTAGTATCATTGGCTCGTAACCGCCTATTTCCAGCCACTTTATAACTAAACGCAAAATTAAATAGGGTCGTCGCTAGggagaataattaattttgcacCCTAATCAAAGTTGTCGCAAGTTATGTGAAGTCGGTTAACTGTAAAGTCCGACTATCTCCACacatattacattaaaattatatattgtaaaattgtGTTGAAGTATACAAGATTTGCGTGAAGTTCGCTAAGTTGTTTAAAGTTTGTTTTGGAAGTGAGACACAGTGCACTGTGCATCTGCTTACAGTTTAAATTTAAGATTAATTCTGTATGCCAACTGTTGTAGTACGAGTGGAACttgtaatgaataataatatactattgCTTGAGATAAACAATAACTCAAATGTAATATAGACGTGTGAACATAATTCTACAAAATGTCGTAGCGACAATCAGTTGCTCTAGAAAATATTGGAAATAAAGAAGCAAAAACCGTCACaatgaaattatattgaatGGTGAATGGCTGATATTGTAGAGAAAATTGCCTCccaaattttgaaaatatatagcGCGCTAATGaacttcttttaaaatattggtttCTTTCAAAATTCAATCAATTCATTCAATATAATTTCCATTCATAGCAGAAgtttttcttctttattatttgattatcatttttatttgaatttatttattgatacaatCTTTATAACCTACATAAGATACCTCGAacttattctaaaattattattcattcacCAAATATGTCAAAAATAATCTGAAAGACATGTAATTTCACACACATGACACAAGTATTACGTACAAGTAATTCTTTAATTCAATATGTATCggatacagggttagttttcaatgaccggccaaattttcagaaatggttcagaatcgataacattttcgatctaatgaaaaaaaaaaacgtttttttaaaattagatttcattcctgtccgccactaaaaagcgaacgtgtggacattacaaaagcacaattcagttcaacaacctagataggtagaagttagcacacacataaatttggcgatgcgcgcacgcacacaagtgcattgattATCGagtgtttacgatttaggaaatttttaagacattttcaaatgaatgctattattttattttattcgacaataatatttcaaatgtacctatatctagatcttaattttaaattttggctggtcattgaaaactaaccctgtataggttGTTTCAATACGCTTCCTACTGAATTTTAACATCAGATACAAATTATTCTGataatgtatgagattgataTAAATATCACTTTTCACGAAATTATAAAAGAACGATTATGTATATCtcgtacaaaatatattttaaccagAGAGTACCTAATaccttttaattaattgtaaacgATATTAATTGTCCTGGTAAGGTTATAactgaaaacatttttttaaagaatatattattgattatAGTAAAAGCTTTTACACAATACTCAATTCCCTAAATGCACGCCGCCATTTATCAAGATATTAATCGTGCGTAATGAAGACAAATTTTGACACATTTTTTGGGTGGTCAACGTCTAGAAAATGGAGTGGTGAAGTACATTATCATTAGTGTTAGCTAAGAGCTAGATGGAGTGGGTAATAATGTCAATCCGGGCTAAAAGCAGAGGATTTAACGTCCAAGCTTGACTACAAATACGTAAACTACGCAGCGCCTTTACATAGACATAGCTGGAGGTCAAAGCCCTAGTCCGGTTAGAAAGGAAAATGGGCTCTTAGATCCAATGGAGGCTTATGGAAAGCCATTTCGCGAATATGCCGAATGTGCTTCTGATTTTATGAAGTGACGGATTTCGTGTTTCGATTTACATTCGCTGCGAATAGTGTCTGGCTTTATAACTGCGAACTACCGATGTTTTTAGATTTTCCGCGACCTATGGAATGTTTTTGTGGATGGTTGATGTGATTGCTTGCGAGAGAAATTCGCGTTTTATTCGGTGGACGTTTGAGTCATGAAATACAAACGAAGTTGATTAAAAGTATTCTTAACATTTTTGCAAAATTCTGTATAAAGTTAATTACGTACATACTTCGTTCTCAGACTTTATTGATAAGTTCTGACTAGTTTACTGATTTAAAGACTGTTACTATTGCTATctaagattattttataaatttaatttccatTCCAACCAGTGGTTGACAGCAACAGCGTTACCTAATTAGGCAATATGCACTACTAATTTACAGGTTTTTATACTGGCAACTTTCACGCTATCAAAAAACATAAAGAACGAGGCATTGCTATCATGAATACACTTCAATATCTCAATTCTCAACTTACATTTGAACAATAATTCAGGAGCTCGAAACAATTCCCAACAAAGTTCTGCAttgtatgaatttaaaacgcTTTAAAATTTCTAACGAAGCTGGAACaacctatatttttttcccGCTCATATATCCGAGATTTACCCAACTGAAACTTCTTCAAGATTCACGGTGTACTCAGAAGTTTTACGTacgattttttaaagttaaaatgagAAAAATATCTCCCACAGCACCCACAAATGCAGCGGTGGACATTTACCATCCATTATGTTTCCACGTCGTTACATCCTTGCAGAAACTCCTTTGCGGCATTATGTCTAACTAACGTTAATGTTGTGTGAGCTAGgaatgtgaaatattttatttatggatttaaattcttaaaaataatatcgctGAATATTAGAATTTGCTTCTGTTTTACAAAAACTATTGCTCTTCTGcatgtaacataatattaagttattaGTTTACCTATGAAGGAAAACTCATTATGATAGAGAGAGgtatcttaaatatttatatacacgACGAAGATTAAGATGCAAAGATGGTGTATTAAATTGCCACAttagttatacatattttgcaatgaCTGATTTTGAAGTATGAATGTTTAGTTGATAATTTGTGAACTACAAGATGACTACAAATATGTCGGTAGTCGCAATATGACTATGAGATATAATGAAAACTTTATGGACTAACGTTTCACAGTTTAATTCAAGTCTCGCACAATTCTGTTGGAAATCTAGCCTAAGCTTTTGTTTATGACTCAAAGCTTAGCACGGCGCATAATGTGAGGCATTGAGCGGGAAATTCAAACATATGACGATGAATGCCATCGCTTATGTAAAATCGTTTTTGTATTCGCTTGCTTGAGCAAGACTTGAGCCGTAAGCCATCTTTGAGGAGCGTGTAAGGCTTTATTAAAAGGCTGAAAGAACTGGGCTTCGTGATTTAAACGACAGATTTTTTACAGAATGTTATTAAGACACTGATGTATCAAactgtaaaatgtatattatgaaTAGGTAGATTTAT
This region includes:
- the LOC123697050 gene encoding uncharacterized protein LOC123697050, whose amino-acid sequence is MGKAKLASQKLGVLCRAGQYFTSRHRLNLYKAQVRPQMEYCSHLWARAPQQYLLPFDRIQRRAVRLVGEPSLTDRLDTLALRRDIASLCVLYRIYYGECSEELFGTLPTAEFHYRTARHKQKYHPHHLDCWRSTTVRFKRSFFPRTTVLWNQLPSTVFPNGYNLGTFKKRRILS